A genomic stretch from Algoriphagus halophilus includes:
- a CDS encoding polysaccharide biosynthesis/export family protein, whose amino-acid sequence MRKRIPILLLILISWGCISNKRITYLQNLPENEPIELNEFIPFAEVDYKYVLQPFDIVEIDFASSDEELTKAFSYQNTTAGGMSGIGGGGGGGGQGSDPLYFRGYSIDQEGRVEVPKLGKIKIAGMTEEDAKNKVQAEINKFFKEEVYVRLRIAGIRYTTLGEFNSVGVKVIYKNRATIFDALANSGETTLLGKKNKLFIIRQYDGGTKIHQINLNDRALLGSPFYFIQPNDILYMEPMKIRQIGTADNLTASMALFAGLLASTLLIINLVTGN is encoded by the coding sequence ATGAGAAAACGTATACCCATATTATTATTGATTCTGATTTCTTGGGGATGTATCAGTAATAAAAGAATTACCTATTTACAGAATTTGCCTGAAAATGAACCAATTGAATTAAATGAGTTTATACCCTTTGCTGAGGTGGATTACAAATATGTTTTGCAACCATTTGATATTGTTGAAATAGATTTTGCTTCCTCTGACGAAGAGTTGACCAAAGCATTTAGTTATCAAAACACAACGGCTGGAGGTATGTCCGGAATTGGTGGAGGCGGAGGTGGAGGAGGCCAAGGATCCGATCCCTTGTATTTCAGAGGTTATAGTATAGATCAGGAGGGGAGAGTAGAGGTACCCAAGTTGGGAAAGATCAAAATAGCTGGAATGACCGAAGAGGATGCGAAAAACAAAGTTCAGGCTGAAATCAATAAATTCTTTAAAGAAGAAGTATATGTGAGATTAAGAATTGCGGGTATTCGGTATACTACCTTAGGAGAATTTAATAGTGTTGGGGTAAAGGTGATTTACAAAAACAGAGCTACTATTTTCGATGCATTGGCTAATTCTGGAGAGACCACCTTACTGGGGAAAAAGAATAAATTATTTATCATCAGACAATATGATGGGGGGACTAAAATCCATCAAATAAATTTGAACGATCGTGCCTTGTTAGGAAGTCCCTTTTATTTCATACAGCCTAATGATATATTGTATATGGAGCCGATGAAAATCAGACAAATCGGTACAGCTGATAATTTAACGGCTTCAATGGCTTTATTTGCGGGCCTATTAGCATCTACCTTATTAATTATTAATTTGGTTACGGGTAATTAA